The Bacillus sp. Bos-x628 genome segment AATTCTAATCGGATGAATGCGATTATGATGACATTGACGATTGTGTCCACCATATTTATTCCCCTGACCTTTATTGTTGGGGTCTATGGAATGAATTTTGATTACATGCCTGAATTACACTGGAAATACGGCTATTACGGGGTGCTCATTTTCATGGGAATTCTTGTCTCCGGCATGCTCCTATGGTTTAAACATAAAGGGTGGTTCCGTATTTTTAAATAGCAAAAGGCGGACAAGATTCCCTTGTTTTCACGTCATAGCGGAAAGGAAAAAGCCTGCAGATGTGCTGCAAGCTTTTTTCTATAGCTGAGGCAAATGCCATACTTTTTGAAGCATGAGATCGTCTAAGCTTTTAAAAGAATAACCTTGTTTTTTTAAAGACGTGATTGCATCGTCCAGTGCCTCGGCATTATCACGTGATACGGTGTGAAGTAAATAAATTGCACCTGGGTGAGCCTGTTTTATCATTTGATCATAGGCATATTGTTTTCCTTTTTGATGGTGAATATGCCAGTCTACAAAGGCAACCGACCAGAAAACGGTTTGATAGCCTAGCTGTTTCGTTTCCTTTAATACCCTTTCACTGAACACCCCGCGCGGAGGACGAAGGTAAAGGTTATCTTGCTTTCCCGTTATTTTGTAAACCGCCTCATTTACACTGTCTAGCTCCTCTTTGATTTCTTTAGCAGTCTTTTTCGTTAAATCAGGATGATGGAATGAATGGTTGCCAATAATATGCCCTTCCTCTGCCATACGTTTC includes the following:
- the pdaA gene encoding delta-lactam-biosynthetic de-N-acetylase, with amino-acid sequence MKKYMLICLCALFLSMPISEATAVSNQPIHWGFAKSKQHKPADAGKKLTTLLKKYDAFYLGDTKKKEIYLTFDNGYENGYTPKILDVLKKHKVPGTFFVTGHFVKDQPQLVKRMAEEGHIIGNHSFHHPDLTKKTAKEIKEELDSVNEAVYKITGKQDNLYLRPPRGVFSERVLKETKQLGYQTVFWSVAFVDWHIHHQKGKQYAYDQMIKQAHPGAIYLLHTVSRDNAEALDDAITSLKKQGYSFKSLDDLMLQKVWHLPQL